A genome region from Neptunomonas japonica JAMM 1380 includes the following:
- a CDS encoding AAA family ATPase has protein sequence MHINSVSATILAGTDDGLKPFGFEYDFKPGLNILTGDNSSGKSTILSCMYYCLGMEQLMGSKGINALSPALHQVLNFDDYPCNVYESSCSLSFTANNGSKYTLTRQITSSDVTTINEILIFDGTTTTPKFVHSARDHGDQGFYQWLAEVNGLEIFNVESFNGESTKPLYMQNVFSLAFIEQTKGWSDIFSMMPSFGIKDPKQKVVEYSLGLKSLELNMKLDQIKANKNQIKGEWKRIDNDLNYRAQATQLYLSIFDKNKPITDKRIEGIYAAELNKEEKEVKTNQLAEIIQKEIDASNKRIALTDTPKEASKDLINTREKIKESLSTFISERNDASELYEEEKVKLASFKSSLSSTINDVQGFQDVKKLSISRNWVSLSTAKCPVCENSVENKKDAELSEETIEKSIAFLKSQKSTYEKYIGASESVLERYVSALAYYDKNIALKRIQLDSIHKDLNSPSSQSIRGELEIQTELKYRLNDINQFNSYLESTKSRMKKLSSQYFILDKEEKRLKGLVSSDEETILKFKRYFISLLDSFGYKSNGVKNITIKDNPPHRLMPIVFMEGQEPQYIRYVSSASDFVRSIWSYYLCLLEMGDSHPGFLLMDEPGQHQMRVDSMKELLSHSSKLGKQVILAISQDRDYDKKDVNISTLIEGIDSNKIHMHHIDDKTYCISPTEIATNDERL, from the coding sequence ATGCACATCAATTCAGTATCAGCGACGATTCTTGCAGGAACAGACGATGGGCTAAAACCCTTTGGCTTTGAGTATGACTTTAAGCCAGGTTTAAACATCCTGACTGGTGATAATTCCAGTGGTAAATCTACCATTCTTAGCTGTATGTATTATTGCCTAGGAATGGAGCAGTTAATGGGGAGTAAGGGGATTAATGCCCTAAGTCCAGCCTTACATCAAGTACTTAATTTTGACGACTATCCGTGTAATGTCTACGAATCCAGCTGCTCTCTTAGCTTCACTGCAAATAATGGCAGTAAATATACACTAACACGCCAAATTACTTCTTCTGATGTAACCACAATTAATGAAATACTGATATTCGATGGCACCACAACTACACCTAAGTTTGTCCACTCTGCAAGAGATCATGGTGATCAAGGGTTTTATCAATGGCTTGCAGAGGTTAATGGTTTGGAAATTTTTAATGTCGAATCTTTTAACGGTGAATCGACCAAACCTTTATATATGCAGAATGTATTTTCACTAGCTTTTATTGAGCAGACAAAAGGTTGGTCAGACATTTTCTCAATGATGCCTAGTTTTGGTATTAAAGATCCTAAACAAAAGGTTGTAGAGTATTCATTGGGACTTAAATCTCTCGAATTAAACATGAAACTTGATCAAATTAAAGCCAATAAAAACCAGATAAAAGGTGAATGGAAGCGAATTGATAATGACTTAAACTATCGTGCTCAAGCAACTCAACTCTACTTGTCTATTTTCGATAAGAATAAGCCAATTACAGATAAAAGGATCGAAGGCATATATGCTGCTGAGCTTAACAAAGAAGAAAAAGAAGTCAAAACTAACCAGCTAGCTGAAATTATTCAAAAAGAGATTGATGCCTCCAACAAACGTATTGCACTAACAGATACTCCTAAAGAAGCCTCTAAAGATTTAATTAACACTAGGGAAAAAATAAAAGAGTCTCTATCCACATTTATATCTGAAAGGAATGATGCATCGGAGCTATACGAAGAGGAAAAGGTAAAATTAGCTAGTTTCAAAAGCTCATTGTCTTCTACGATAAACGATGTTCAGGGCTTTCAGGATGTAAAGAAGTTATCTATTAGTCGGAATTGGGTAAGCTTATCAACTGCCAAGTGTCCTGTTTGTGAAAACAGCGTTGAGAATAAAAAGGATGCTGAACTCTCTGAAGAAACCATTGAAAAAAGTATTGCTTTTCTTAAGTCACAAAAATCAACTTATGAAAAATATATTGGAGCGTCGGAGTCTGTTCTTGAGCGATATGTATCGGCTCTTGCTTATTATGACAAAAATATCGCATTAAAACGGATACAGCTCGATAGTATTCATAAAGATTTAAATTCCCCTAGTTCACAATCAATTCGAGGTGAACTTGAGATACAGACAGAATTAAAATACCGACTTAATGATATCAACCAGTTTAATTCTTACCTCGAATCAACGAAGAGCAGGATGAAAAAATTAAGTTCTCAGTATTTCATTCTAGACAAAGAAGAAAAAAGACTTAAAGGCTTAGTTTCTAGTGATGAAGAAACAATTCTTAAGTTCAAAAGATATTTTATTTCGCTTTTAGATTCCTTCGGCTATAAAAGTAATGGTGTTAAAAATATAACTATTAAGGACAATCCTCCACACAGGCTCATGCCAATTGTCTTTATGGAGGGGCAAGAACCACAATATATCCGATATGTTTCTTCTGCCAGTGATTTTGTAAGGTCAATTTGGTCTTACTATCTTTGTCTGTTAGAGATGGGAGACTCACATCCGGGCTTCCTATTAATGGATGAACCTGGGCAGCATCAGATGCGAGTAGATAGTATGAAAGAGTTATTGTCACATAGCTCTAAACTTGGGAAGCAAGTAATTCTTGCGATATCACAAGATAGAGATTATGACAAAAAAGACGTTAATATATCTACATTAATCGAGGGTATTGATTCTAATAAGATTCACATGCATCACATCGATGACAAAACTTATTGTATATCCCCTACTGAGATTGCCACTAACGATGAAAGGCTGTAG